From a single Porites lutea chromosome 10, jaPorLute2.1, whole genome shotgun sequence genomic region:
- the LOC140951343 gene encoding neurocalcin homolog, which translates to MGKKQSKKLDPEVLGDLLKHTNFDERELKSWYKGFLKDCPTGYLTKQQFIEMYKKVFDKGDASRLAACVFRRFDVNGDEKIDFREFMCSLSVSTRGTMEQKLRFAFSIYDVNGDGHITKQEMFRIVDALYKTMGDRPEEVKGIPKWDELTPEERTLKVFQNFDTNRDGVLSLSEFIEGAMRDKTLALILSGEGSDQT; encoded by the exons ATGGGcaagaaacaaagcaaaaagctTGATCCTGAGGTTTTAGGTGATCTCCTAAAACACACAAATTTCGACGAGAGAGAGCTCAAGTCTTGGTACAAAGGTTTCCTAAAGGACTGCCCGACCGGTTATTTGACGAAACAACAGTTTATagagatgtacaaaaaagtatTTGATAAGGGAGATGCATCGCGGCTAGCCGCCTGTGTTTTTCGACGATTTGATGTCAACGGAGATGAAAAAATTG ATTTTCGTGAGTTTATGTGTTCTCTCTCGGTGTCGACACGAGGAACAATGGAACAGAAGCTTCGATTTGCCTTTAGTATTTACGACGTAAATGGTGACGGGCATATTACAAAGCAAGAAATGTTCCGCATCGTCGATGCGCTCTACAAAACAATGGGTGACAGACCAGAGGAGGTCAAAGGCATACCGAAATGGGACGAACTTACACCTGAGGAACGAACGCTTAAGGTTTTCCAGAACTTTGACACAAACAGGGATGGTGTTTTATCGCTGTCGGAATTTATCGAAGGAGCCATGCGGGACAAAACACTAGCACTCATTCTCTCTGGCGAGGGAAGTGATCAAACATAA
- the LOC140951340 gene encoding uncharacterized protein — MPKSESRSRSRSKSGSPRRKHKKERSYRRRSRSGSPSSSSSKKRSRDGSPRRRSRSPRRKRRYSRSRSRSPSVDRFGRSIVKRKADDSESKRKEEEERLLEMERQRKIRATEKEKMMIEEETQKRVEELVAKRVEEQLAKRKDEIDAEVMKRVEEAKTVMEKQMVEEFEKRQQEQLEEQQMKEEEERRKISHLENKVQELQRLLDDANQKLAEERLAMVEERRTLTEQKMGLEREIKKQEKAAQDMILNKNRNNREKLVFGFKSKGAL; from the exons ATGCCCAAGAGTGAGTCGAGGTCTCGCTCTAGAAGTAAGAGCGGAAGCCCGCGCcgaaaacacaaaaaagaacGCAGCTACCGGCGACGATCGCGAAGCGGCTCACCAAGCTCGTCTTCTTCCAAGAAAAGAAGCCGTGATGGCTCTCCTCGTCGTCGCTCTCGATCACCAAGAAGGAAGAGGCGATATTCAAGAAGCAGGAGTCGTTCTCCAAGCGTTGATAGATTTGGTAGATCAATAGTAAAGAGGAAAGCGGACGACTCTGAATCCAAacggaaagaagaagaagaaagattaCTCGAAATGGAACGGCAAAGAAAAAT TCGtgcaacagaaaaagaaaagatgatGATAGAAGAAGAAACACAGAAACGAGTGGAGGAACTTGTAGCTAAAAGAGTTGAAGAACAGCTTGCAAAAAGGAAAGATGAGATTGATGCTGAAGTTATGAAACGAGTTGAAGAAGCTAAGACAGTAATGGAAAAACAAATGGTTGAAGAATTTGAAAAGCGGCAACAGGAGCAGCTCGAAGAACAACAAATGAAAGAG GAAGAAGAACGTCGTAAGATTAGTCATCTTGAAAACAAAGTTCAGGAACTCCAAAGACTACTTGATGATGCCAATCAAAAACTG GCAGAAGAGCGCTTGGCTATGGTGGAAGAAAGAAGGACATTGACCGAGCAGAAAATGGGTTTAGAGCGTGAAATTAAAAAGCAGGAAAAAGCTGCACAAGACATGATTCTCAACAAGAACAGGAATAACAGAGAAAAGCTTGTATTTGGATTTAAGAGCAAGGGAGCCCTGTAA
- the LOC140950832 gene encoding dynein axonemal heavy chain 2-like, protein MDLDREDATSLQGGSSDVASEAAGAVTVTDSTLALPDENKNGVSNSSSENGLEVDRVSPGHGSGGSEGEREFEPAEMVPLIKERVTLSALKADMWTAEHDATIIKFLRDYTHLLLVVYVDKLLGLQVALSVPPHPAEEMTYMIRFENAVITPDNIEQKLKFGTIKANHIESLLRLMTNVYAPLFFGNKSWPDTQLHKFMANLTDTRYKMQGKTVLYVPNEGTRLPIEEAAKSKEFVQRLETAMIHWTRQIKEVLSSQDTFEAAENSGPLEEIEFWRSRCADLSGISEQLDKPGVKRIQSVLEHSKSSYVAPFLKLSKLIQDGSAQAQSNLKFLSTLKGPCEELAQAQPKDIPGMLSKRLNIIRMIWMNSEHYKSRERLTGLLRKVDLVFGKVAYGGIGCKVSEALSELTAAQGFVLTKLIAYGV, encoded by the exons ATGGATTTAGACCGCGAAGACGCAACGAGCTTGCAAGGTGGATCTTCAGATGTTGCCTCTGAAGCTGCAGGAGCAGTAACAGTGACCGATTCCACGCTAGCACTCccagatgaaaacaaaaatggcgtgTCTAATTCTTCGTCTGAGAATGGTTTGGAAGTTGACCGGGTCTCTCCTGGTCACGGCAGTGGTGGATCGGAAGGCGAAAGAGAATTTGAACCAGCAGAAATG GTACCATTGATTAAGGAAAGAGTCACCTTAAGTGCGCTAAAAGCCGACATGTGGACAGCAGAGCATGATGCTACTATAATCAAGTTTCTAAGGGACTACACTCACCTGCTGTTAGTGGTTTATGTCGACAAGCTACTTGGATTACAAGTGGCACTGTCTGTCCCTCCCCATCCTGCTGAAGAAATGACGTACATGATCAGGTTTGAAAATGCAGTCATCACACCTGATAACATTGAACAGAAATTGAAGTTTGGTACAATCAAAGCTAACCATATTGAAAGTCTACTGAGATTGATGACAAATGTGTATGCCCCTTTGTTTTTTGGAAATAAATCTTGGCCAGATA CTCAGCTACACAAGTTTATGGCCAATTTAACAGACACTCGGTACAAGATGCAGGGAAAGACAGTATTATATGTCCCCAATGAAGGAACTAGGCTTCCTATCGAAGAGGCAGCCAAGAGTAAAGAATTTGTGCAACGTCTGGAAA CTGCAATGATTCACTGGACACGGCAAATTAAGGAAGTGCTAAGTAGTCAGGACACGTTTGAGGCAGCAGAGAATTCCGGGCCACTAGAGGAGATTGAGTTCTGGCGTAGTCGCTGTGCCGATCTCTCAGGTATTAGTGAACAGCTGGACAAACCAGGAGTTAAAAGAATACAGTCTGTTTTGGAGCATTCCAAGAGTTCTTACGTTGCACCATTTCTCAAACTCTCAAAGCTCATTCAG GATGGATCAGCACAGGCACAGAGTAATTTAAAGTTCCTGTCAACACTTAAAGGACCTTGTGAGGAACTTGCTCAGGCGCAACCTAAAGACATTCCTGGCATGTTGTCAAAAAGACTGAACATTATTCGTATGATCTGGATGAACTCTGAACATTACAAGAGTAGAGAAAGACTCACTGGTCTTCTTAGAAAGGTAGATTTAGTATTTGGTAAAGTAGCATATGGTGGAATAGGGTGCAAAGTAAGTGAAGCCTTGTCTGAACTTACAGCAGCTCAGGGGTTTGTCCTCACTAAGTTGATAGCATATGGTGTTTGA